The Brachionichthys hirsutus isolate HB-005 chromosome 17, CSIRO-AGI_Bhir_v1, whole genome shotgun sequence genome segment CTCTGGGGCAGGTCTTCCTCTCATGACCTCTCCACCTatcccctcctttctctccaccTCATCCACCCACCCTTCTTCCTTCCCACACTCCAtccttttctcctccacctctgaaCTAAGCCCTCTCCTCTCACCGCTGTCTGAAGCCTCAGactgtttcctgtctcaaacaccCAAGGATACCATCGGTCGACTGGGTCAGCAGTGCTACCCACAACCCCCTGCAGGATTTCAGGTACTCCGTATTGACGTGGACCAGCTCCTTTCCACTTTAGAAAGTAGCGGTCTTGACCGATCTGTGGCGAGGCAAGGAGGTCGCCACCAAAGAGACACGTGCCCCGCCCACTTTACGGAGAACAAGCGGTTGCTCCAACTAGAGGCACGCCGTCTAATGTCGGACTGCCAGAAGGTGGTGGGGATCGGACAGAGCCCAGAGGAGATGCTTCACTCCCTAGCTGACAGCTTCCGCACCCTGATTGAGCTGGCGGTTATATGCCTCTGGTTCTCAGGCTGTGACAGGTGTGACCGGAGGAATGCCGAGGCCGTTGCAGGTCTGGCAGATGTGGCCCGTTCGTTCAGGGACTTCTGTCTGGCAGCAGAGCGAGCCAGCAGCAAGCGCAGCTGCCAGGACCTGAGTGCCAAGCTGTTAGCCAAACAGTGCACCGCGCTCACCGCCTCCGTGTTCTGTCTCACCCAGCTGTTCCGCACCCTCACTTCATTATGAGCGGACCAAGAGCTCTAAAGTCTTCAAGGTGACCTTCAAACAAACCAGGAAGTCTATGTCTGTGGCAGATGTAGCTAGGGAAAGACCCGGGGCCCCATGTTTAAGACCAGTAGTGTCGCTGAGACCCACGTCAAGTCAAACGATTGCAACAATCTCAACATCATAGAGCCAGTTTGAGATCGTTGAGGTGCATGTGGTTACGGACTATTTACTGTGCACGAAGAGCCCGCAACAATCAGACTGTGGGGGTGGTCCAAGCTGCAAAACCAGAACCTGCTTGAGGGTCGTGACTGAGGAACATCTGTACTTGAATGTATTCTGAGgtatttattatgtttatttattcccTTATTTAAGTAAAGTGGTCCTACAGTGAGTAAGGAATGTAATGACAAGGGAGGGAGACATTTTGACATGTTTATGGAAAAAGGTTTGGGACAGAGCGGAGCTTTGTGAGCGGACTGGTCCTTTTGCACATATGCAtaagcacaaaacctcaaaacTAGAGTCACCACATATTCCTTCATTTACAGGCCTTTTGTTTGACTGACCTGTGTCTCAAAtacatacaacacacacacacacaagcacacacaatcAGCCACTTTATTAGGTATGCCCATTCAATTGTAATTATAGTCTACCATTTCTTAGTTTTGATGGCAAAAAGGGAGTCCCACCCGGTACTCGGAAGGTGTACCAAATAAAGTGTCTGTCATCCGTCCGTCAGCGATCTCTTCACATCTCCTGTTTAATCGGTGAACCCTGGAGTGAAACATGACACGGCTGTCAATCAGACTCGCGTACACCTGGATTCTTCATTCTCTCCTTCCTGGGGGGCTCAAACATAGTCGTGAAGCGATGATGATTTTTGAAGAACTGAACCGAACTGGCGCAGTAATTGGTTGACAGCCTGCCATCGGTGGTCCTTGAACGCGACACAGATTTATGCAGAGATCAGTGTTACAATATTTTTACTTGGAATGCTGGTAAAATCTAAATGACTGGACCTGCATGTTCACCACTGCATCAATAGGAACAACACAAGCAGTGTTTCTGTGCTTTGGTATCATCATGGCAAATGAAGCGTATGACTGATGTCCAGTTTTGTGTCTTCAGGTTGCAAAATAAgagaaattattttctttcccAAAGGAACTGAATGACCAAACAAGTGGGATCACTTTTCTGAATCCTCTGTCTGTGCTCACAGAGCATGCACAAGGCATTGTTGTGTCATCAGGGATTTTATCgttgaatgactgaatgatgaTGTTTGTCGCTTTGTAATATTCAACTCCTAATATTAAAAAACAATGTCAAGACTTTCTCTTTGCCATTCCTTTCTCATTAGACACAGGTTAACTTATAATCGggacggaggttatgtaatcgctgccgtttgtccgtccgtctgttctttagcaagataactaaaaATGTtgtggatggatcttgattaaattttcagcaaatgttgggaatggtacCAGCAACAGATGATTCAACTTTGGTGATGATGTAACGTGTATGGATTGCAGGCTGGTGGCGGTGATGCAGGACAGTAGTCTGACAGCCTTTACTCGTTGTATGGTCATGCAGCTACGAAATATGACCAGTAGGAGGcgccacaaaccacacaaatatgtataggatttattttgtttgaaattCTAACAGGCTCAATTCTGACTGTGACACCGATCTTATTAGCATCATCATTATTAGCTATATTTCTGTAATGTAAGTCTCTGCTAGTTTTATGTGATCTTCTTAGTCTTTATTTAGGTATTGCGCCtccaaataatttacaaaacagcATAATTTTCTGGTAGACGGCTTTTTGGTCCACATTTCTGCACTACAGAGGTGCTGAAATGTGAAACTCTAACAGTCTATCAACGCAAACCAAGGACAATGTCTCCATACTAAGCACTGTCCACAAAACTGTCAACATCACAAGTGACCACAAGGCTACAACAGAACCAAGCTTGAAGTATTTGTGCTTGATCAAATGGCGAGGaaatgatgatggtgaagatgattatgaatatatttattagatagaatgttagagtacaagtattcaattcaattcaattcagttttatttctatagcgccagatcacaacataaagtcatctcagggcactttacaggattagcagggaaagacctgcagggaaacacagaacccaacttgacccacaagagcaacggaggcaaggaaaaacttccctttaacgggcagaaaccttggacagaacctaggctcatggtggatggccatctgtctgaccggctgggttgagagggagagagagagagagacagagaatggcaggtcggagacgagtcaaggagatggacgTCAGCGctgacgtggacatcagcgctgacgccacaggtccaggttctgcagcaccacggacagaaggacctgaaagagaaagaaggacaaacagcgggggggagagaacaagactacagggaagagagagagattgcacacatatcacacagtagcatgtattacagtacaaataaagtcaaacatcctgtctaagaggagcatttcaaaaaagcccttgcggtcttgtttccgttgaaagtccttcatacataaattatcaacatttaacaatacaaataaaataaaaataaattactccacagattcaaaataacaattaattaaaaagacacgtaatatgtacaacgtaggtggacaaaaaggttacctgtgggagctgcacatgggggggtgcaggttacctgtggtgtgtgggagctgcacgtggggggtgcaggttacccgtggtgtgtgggagctgcacatggggggtgcaggttacccgtggtgtgtgggagctgcacatggggggtgcaggttacctgtgttcaTTGTGAGCGATTGTGAGCCATAAGCAAAGTAAATTGGCATTGCAACAGTTCAGCCTttgaatgtttataatagttaataattatcattgttaaggtcaaaTGACGACAcaaacctgttttgaaagcaggatacacaTGTATTCATTTCAAAGAGATCATTGTTGCAGTTCGAGTTGTcatgcgtcattgcagagacgttatgttgtgtcAATTAAATAAGTAAAACAATTGATCATTATAGTTTTCCTTTAGTGGCCTGGTGTTTTTTACCTATTCCTTCTTAGATcgtgataacaataatccagattatatacaaataatgtccgagcagtcaaaatgactgctatggtcattctagtagttgcagaattctggtaggCCGAGTCTTAAGCAGTCAATAAaactcaacccagccggtccagatggccgcccactatgagtcttgggttctgttcaaggtttctgcctgttaaaggggcATTTTCCCTTGCCTCTGTcaccaaagttcttgctcttgtgggtcacgttgggttctatctttccctgctccacctgtaaagtgctatgtaaataaaaaataatgaaatttaaACTAAGATCTTTGGACTAAGAACTCCCCAATCTGCATACAACTGCAGTACTTTTACTGTGTAGTTTTTGACTAATCCTTTACTGAAGTACACTGTGCacatcaaatatatatttgagtaGCTACAGCCACTGTATAAAGGCGATACATTATCGTCAGCAGGGGAGCATATACCTGGTGGGTATGTGTGCATGCCCATTTGTGCACGTAAGAACAAATGCATGTCGCCTCATGTCGCCTCTACCTGTCTTTGCAGGTTTAACACACGAACTGTTCCGGGAAATCGTACTTTGTTCAACTTTAGTAACAATGGCTTTTATACCGCAGTCGTCATTGGATGTTTTATCGGCCTCCAGAAACGTCATTGGGTACATTTTCGCCACAGATTAGTGAGTGAAGACGCTCCATGTCCATGCGCCGAATGATACGGGCCAGGAACTCCAACATGCTGATGCATAAGCCCTGAGCTTTGCTTTGTGACGCTTGTTTATGATTGACCagtttttcagctttttcattaTTCTGCACTTTGATGGACGCTGCTTGTGCCTCCGGTTACGCAGAGGAAGGATGGAAATTACTTATTTGCATACAGTTAGAGCTTCAGCAATAGTTCTATTGCGCTCAGCAGCTTGCACCTGGTTAATTGTTATACAGGTAGTTGACTAAAAAACACTCCTCACCTGGCGGCCGTCTTCTGGTCACCCTCGGGTGTTATTTCTTTCCGCTTCTGTTTTAGTGACTCAACTCAAAGACCTGCTGACGTCATATTCTGTTCCATACATGTATGTGATGCCACTGCGGTGAGGACCAGTGCAGCTGATTGGTGCTCCTGGCTTCCCACTTTTGTTGTCACAGAACTGCCAGGAAATCCTAGGACTTATTTGCACACTTAACGGATAAACAGAACATTTCCGAAGGCGTATCTGGAGAGGAGCCACAGCCTACTGATCTCAACCGCCATCACAACAGGACAGGCGCCATCCGTGCTGACATGTTAATCATGAGCTCAACCTTCTCTGCTGGGCCTGGAACCAGCAACTTACTAGTTAAAATGTTCACATCGTCCCGAAAGGCTCAGACGTTTTTATCTCTGCAGGGAAGATTATGTTTCTGCAGGTGATAACAGGATTGTAAAAGGTTCACTTTGCAGTAGGCTACAAGTATATGATGTTTTCTTCTATAATACGTTAACGCTATTAATGTAGTAACTACAAAGACACTGCTAATTTATCACAGTGATACTTCAAAGACATTTCTCTCAAACCAAAAAAGGATAGCGTTCAGCTGCTGCCTAACTCCAACTGCGTTCTGTCCTCGAGAGAACCATGAGCTTTGCAAACAACACATATTATAGTTTCATTAAAACCGGAATAGTTTGTAGAATTTATTGTGTCAGAGCTTGCTTGTTGCTGAAGATACTGTATAGTAATAACCCAAATTCCTGTTgccagaaatattttttcatagATAGGACTCCCTGAACATTCTTATTCTGTCCACTCTATTCTTAAAGAACTACAATTAAAAGTTTCAATAACTACAGCTCTTAAAGCACGACAGACTAACTTTCTTTCCAGTGGTAGTGAACAAACTGCGCACGTTGCTGATGTTGATTGATGACGTATGAATTGTCGTGTACGAGACAGGTCCAACGTAAATTTGACCTGATGATTCACttgtgatgcccccccccgccggctcCTCCTTTGAGTCACATCACATAAAACACAAGCCGCTGTCACCTTGTGGAGGAAAGCAGTGACTCCTCTCCGGTTGAGGACTTTTATTTCCCGTGATGGCTGCTGCCGGTGAAGAAGCGGTGAACCACACAGAGGAGCTGAGAGACGTTTTGGAAGCTGCCCCTGCTGCTCGGGGCTCCGGTGAAGGATGTGGCTCCTGCCCGGGGAGAATGAAGCGCCTCATCCCGGAGATCTACCGGAAAGAGCTCGTAGAGCTCGTCAAACTCGCGGGACCAGTGGTAAGACGCAGGATGAGACACCTGTCTCTGTGGACTGAAGTTTAATTGGACCGTCCTCTATGAGTCCcccatgctgttaaataatgaTGCCACCGTAGTGTCCCAGAAACgggttttattttctgcctcATTCGGTTAGAGACTTGTATTTTGGACCGGGTCTGGTTCCTATCCATGATGACGTTTTACTAATTAaggtttgaaaaaaaatatcactTTAATCGAGtagtgtaatatttttttttcatgttggtACCAAATAAAGGGTTTTACAGCATGTCTGCTATTTGTCTTTGAGACGTCTCactgctcgggggggggggctttgtttgCCCCCTAAAATACATCTGAATCATTTAGTTAAAGTTTTTAACGGGAGAGAGTATCCAGGAATAATTTTTATCTCACTTTCAACCCCAAAAGAGCACCGAGGACAGAAAGTTGGATCGGACCAAGTCTTGTTAGAATTTGGATTAGGGTTTAACTTTATTAAAAGACTGCTGTTGGAGgtgtgtgaaacacacacacacacacacacacacacacacacacacacattctgcccGTGTATAGTTAAGTTCGTTGGATCCTTAAAAATAACTTTGAATAGGAACAAATTAATTCCTTCAAGAGTTCAGAAAAAGCATAATAACAAATTATGTTAATACCAACCTgagtaaacacaaaatgcaagaCTTGCTcgataattgtatttaattacaCAAACAGATCTTCAGTACATAACAGCGGCTTGAATGGAAAGTGGGATCCCGGCTCTGAACTATTTCAGGTTCTAACACAACATTTAGATGAGGTTAAGGTCCAGACTCGGTCAACTCAAGTCAGAATCCAACCATTCAGAGTGGAGTTACACTTCTGCTTGGGATCATTGTCTTCATGAAGAAGATGGCTGTTGGAGgtgtgtgaaacacacacacacacacatgcacacacacacatgcacaaggCTACCAATGAGCGCCTGTTGGGCCCCCGGGCTTTTGGGTTCCTCATGTGAACCAGATTTAGTATGAAATGATCTCGCATTTACATGAACAATAAATATCCTGCCTGTTTGGTCTTGCAGATCATTTCCCAGTCCATGAGCTTCATGATCAGCTTCGTAAGCACCGTCTTCTGTGGTCACGTGGGGAAAACGGAGCTCGCAGCAGTGTCTTTGTCGATTGCGGTGAGAAGAACTGATGTATGACGTATCCCATCTGTGTTTGAATCCCAGCCTACCTTGCCATCCAGAATCATTATAATTGTGATGTAATTGTTGTGTTTTGACCTGTATTTAACTCTAACAGTCAAACACTGCCTCTATATTGCTGTTTAGTAAATTGCATTCTTTATTTCAGGTGATTAATGTCACTGGTGTCACCATCGGTACCGGTCTGTCGTTGACCTGTGACACCCTCATATCTCAGGTGACCGTCACCAGATCTTATTTCCCCTTGTTTGATATTAAactgggtggcacggtggcacagtggtggcactgttgcctcacattaAGAAGGTTGCAGGCTCAAATCCAAATTGGGGCCTTTCtgggaggagtttgcatgttcctgtgtctgcatgggttctctcagGCTTCCTCCCACTACAAAAACACGCGACGAAGGTGAactggttacgctaaattgtcctgTCCGGGGTATGCCCCGCCCGTCGACTGTAACTGTAGTGGGTTGGGTTCCGTACTAGCTTGTGGACTATAGGTATGTGCGGCAGCTTGAACTATGCAGGCCCAAGTCAAACAACTTGAAGTCATAAAACTCAATCCAATGACGTCCACATTTTACATCCGTCATCTGTTGAGAATCCGATGTTTAGATCACCCTCGCTTCTGAGAAAGCAGCAGTGGAAGTGAAAGAGAGCGAACTTCCTCGGTGCTGTCCCTGAAGTGCAACTATGAGTGTGGTCCGCCCTCGTGTGGCGTGACGGAATAACATGCCATTTCCCACGAGGCTTCATTCATCTGAACTCAGAGAGGCTCAACCTCTCCCCTGCTGGGTTCCCGGGTTGCCCTGGGGTCTCCTCCAAAACAAATCCTGCATGAGTTTTCGTATCAAGTTAGTTTCCTTTGAACAGTTCTACCTTGGTTGTTGGTTGAGAAGTATTTTCTAACCCTTTGCTTCATCCGTCGACCTGCAGACATATGGGAGCGGTAACTTTAAGCGTGTGGGAGTCATTCTTCAGAGGGGGattctgattctgctgctgGCTTGTTTTCCCTGCTGGGCCGTCCTCATCAACACAGAACCCCTCCTGCTTGGTGTCAGACAGACTCCAGAGGTCGCCAGGTCAGAATCAGGAACTCATTTATTGATAGCGCTAAAAACATTGGTTGGTATCTACCTTTGCCGTCTGTTCTGTGAGTTTAGAGGTGATAGTAAAAAGAACGCAACAACTTGTGTCAGGATTCCTGTGGAATCACTCGTATATCcgttcatgtgtttttgtttctgccacacattttaatttaaattgttgtgtgtctgcatgaaGTCTGTCACAGCTGTATGTGAAGATCTTCATGCCTGCTCTGCCGGTGAGTTTGATGCATTCTACCTTCTGTGTATGAAGATAATCACACCATACATGTACATTTCACTGAAGTGCTTCAGTTCATCCTGGATCTTTAACCTTGAAACTCACCTTCATTGATCTTCTTTTTCAGGCTGCGTTTATGTACCAACTGCAAGGGCGGTACCTTCAAAACCAGGTCAAACTATTTATACACTGAGGTCAGGGCTGGACCGTATTTATTCAACTATTACTGACAAAAAGGTTGTGCTTTGTGTCACAGGGAATTATATGGCCTCAGGTTATTGCTGGGGCAGTTGGGAATATCGCCAATGCAATCATCAATTACGTTCTTCTGTTCCAACTGGATTTAGGTGTTGCGTGAGTTTTCAAACTTAACATATTAATAATGTTTGTGTAATTATTCATGGAATACTCAATTATCGTAGGAAGATTTATGACATATTAAAGACTGAACAGCATCAATAATTGCCTGCAGAAATTCAAGGGTTTGcataaagaaatgttttaagCAATATaatactgcaaaataaaataaataaaagtgaaaacagCTTTTCATTAGTTAATACAGTGATTACATGCTTGGAGAACAGCAGTTGTCCGAATATAGAACCGTGGGGTACACCTTATGATAAAGGTAGGGAAGGAGAGGAATACTCAGCAAAGTGGATGCACTGCATTCAAGCAGTTAATCCATTTGGAAACCAACAAGTTGTTGGCCTGTCTAACAAGGAGGCATGGTGAAGAGTGTCCAAAACTTTAGGCAAGTAATTTCTAATTATTAACGTGTCACATGTcacagtgagggaggacatgagagtggctggtgttggggaggacgaacCAAAGAACAGGGTGAAGTgcagaacgttgggttgctatggcgacccctcacgggacaagacgaaagtacagtagatGCTGTACTTCACTCTGTGAAGAAAAAGGGTTCTGTAAATAGCAACACATATCCAAAATGTTGTTTCTACAAATGCTTTCCAAACGCAAGTGGACATCCAATTCGACAGTTATTATTTAAcaaatgcacattttctttttcatggcTGTTCCCAGGGAATTTATTCAGTCTTGTGTTTGTTATTATTAAGTAGCTTCTTTTATCAGCGTCTGAACTACAAAACAGGCTTGAAGCATGGCTGCAAGTGCAGCCTCGTTCCTCAGCCATGAACGTCTGTCACAAACACAAGCTTTCTACTAtttcttcttttgctttttgACCTAACATCTGCACTCTTTCTCTTAAAGTGGATCTGCAGCAGCCAACGCTATCTCACAGTATCTGCTGGCTACGGTCTTATACATTTACATCTGCCTGAGGGGTCTGCATAAGGCCACATGGGGAGGTACGTTTTATCATCACAATTATTAGATAGAGTATTTTCTTATGGTTTGGTCTTCACCATTGCAGGATTAACTTGTTATGTACAGTAATTTCACCCTCTTTGCACACATTGATGGCCAATCTCTAATGTTTAATATAATAGCTTCATTATATGGTGAGAAATGCAAAGCCATGGCGCCTGGTTTGTTCTGGGTAGTTTGTACAGCGCTACCATCAGGTCTACTGTATTAGCACACACTTGACTCTTAACCTCTGACCGAAAGGCTGGTCAATGGACTGCCTGCAGGAGTGGGGCCTCTTCATCAAGCTTGCCATCCCCTGCATGCTGATGCTTTGCTTGGAGTGGTGGATGTTTGAAATAGCAGCATTCCTGGCTGGAGTCATTAGCAACTCTGAGCTGGGGGCTCAGACAATACTCTACGAGCTGACGGTTTTGGCGTACATGGTAACTCCcctaaatgtttttattgtgattaTGCATTGATCAAAGTTACAAAGAACGAGATTGAATTCATCTTTGATAAGGACTTCTGTATTTTCCCACAGATCCCATTAGgactctctgctgctgccagtGTACGAATTGGGAATGCTCTCGGTGCGGGAAACCCAGAACAGGCTAAGCTGTCATGCAGGGTTCTGCAGATTTGTGCATGTAAGAACCAACATATTAACGATGTGTCTAACCCTGATTATATCCCACAGtcttatattcacctccttccTGGTAATTCTAAATTGTTTTAAACACACTGGATTgtctgattgttgttgttgttgttttctaacGGCAGTCATCATCGCCTGTTTGGTCGGGGGCAGTCTTTGCATTGCCAAAGATTTCATTGGCTATATTTTCACGTCCGAGCAGTGAGTAAAGACATTAATTTACTTTATGTAGTTGATCTCTTATATTTTGAGATCACCTCAGACTGTCACATCATGACATTTTACTAACGccttccttttttaattttatctAATCACAATTTACAATGAAATCAAATGTTAAGAACAGGAactattcaagattcaagattctttattgtcattaagctaacataacaaaatcgtgtgaaggcccacggcttcaggcacacatACGAACAtaaaaacgaaaaacaaaatctctcttaaagcaacgATATATATAAACATCAGAGAGATTGAGACAGAGAATCAAGCAAATAGtccaaaatagcaacagcagcacagcgggacaggcacagagcttccattccgagtcccagatcactgcaagggaacgactgctttcacagcccgggggaagaagctgttcctgagccttgctgtgctgcttcttattgtcctgaaccgctttcCTGATGGGatcgggacaaacagtttgtggcccgggtgttggtcttgctggtgttcagaacaaggctgttactcgagcaccactgcatcaggttctggacctcctctctgtagtgggtctcatcgttgttggagatgtgacccaccagcggtttcgtccgcaaacttcacaaccatgtttgtggagtggatggcagagcagtcgtgggtgaagagggtgaagcgagcagggctgagaacacaaccctggggggtcccagtgttcaggatcagaggggaggatgtggtgtctcctatcctctccacctggggccggttgctgaggaagtctctGATTTTCATGTAAATGTAGCTTCATTAAAAGCCAATCAAAGCGGTTCTGAAACTGAATGCATGAAAGCCCCATCACTGGTATACCTGCTGGTGTGGCCAGCTGATTGGCTGGGGAGATGGCCAGTTTTCATAGACTTGTGGTTCTTGCAGTTTGGCAGCTGTAAAGtcgttttattatttccttGGACGCGCCAGCTGAAGCATCTCTCATGCAGTGtcttcttctctgtgtgtgCTGACATCGTGACCGGACTGTTCCATTCTTCAGAGACATTGTACGAAGGGTGTCTGATGTGATGATCATCTTTTGTTTCACACATATGGCCGACTCTCTTTCGGTGAGAAAGACACTCTGACAGTTCTGAAGTTTTCAGCCAAAGATatagaaaacaaatgcaaatctgTTTGGCATCCTCAGGGGGTGAATGGAGGTGTTCTTAGGGGAGCAGGGAAACCGACGGTTGGCGCTGTGTGTAGCCTGGTGGGATACTACGTCATTGGTACTCCTATTGGGGTGTCCCTGATGTTTGCAGCAGACATGGGCATTGTTGGTAAGAACGCGCCATTCATGTAATTAATGAAACCTCTGCAGTTTATCGAGTGAAAGTTTCTGTCACTTTTGAAAAGGACTCTGGATTGGCCTCTGCATCTGCGTTTTAATGCAGTCCAGTTTCTTCCTCATATTCATCTGCAGAATGGACTGGAAGAAGGCCGCTGAAGAGGTGAGCATCTACATTAGACTAACACGTCTCGAGATATATTTGAAAGTAAAACCCAATGTTAACGAATGACTCTGATCAGGCTCTTGTGAGGGCGGGAGTccagaagaaggaagaaaatgaaatggagaAGATGGAAAACACGGGTAATCGTCATCATGCATGAAATACTCAACATCCTGACATGACACTTTTTTAATTGAAGATTGTTCTTCAAACCTCCAGACtccaatcagaaccagaatccgGTCAGTGTTGAGAATGCTGAGGAGGTTTGTATTCCAGAGCAGAATAAATCTCCAGTCGTCACAGTGGGAGAGTCTCTCCCGGTCCGTCAGCTGGTTTTACGGCGTGGCCTCACATTTCTGCTCATGATCGTCATCCTCGTCGCTGGAATCGTGATCAGCGACATCCTGGTCAGGATACTGAAATGAATCCTCCGAGGACGGAACGCCTACAGTCAGACTGCTGGTTGTCCAGATTCATGACATAAACaatattttcacattgaaaCAAAGTCCCTCTGGAGTGTGACGTGGCGACTCATGCTGTTGACCCCACCGAAGATCCAAGTCAGCAGATTTTTACCCAACACATACTGTATAAATGAAGAGCCG includes the following:
- the LOC137906377 gene encoding multidrug and toxin extrusion protein 1-like, whose product is MAAAGEEAVNHTEELRDVLEAAPAARGSGEGCGSCPGRMKRLIPEIYRKELVELVKLAGPVIISQSMSFMISFVSTVFCGHVGKTELAAVSLSIAVINVTGVTIGTGLSLTCDTLISQTYGSGNFKRVGVILQRGILILLLACFPCWAVLINTEPLLLGVRQTPEVASLSQLYVKIFMPALPAAFMYQLQGRYLQNQGIIWPQVIAGAVGNIANAIINYVLLFQLDLGVAGSAAANAISQYLLATVLYIYICLRGLHKATWGGWSMDCLQEWGLFIKLAIPCMLMLCLEWWMFEIAAFLAGVISNSELGAQTILYELTVLAYMIPLGLSAAASVRIGNALGAGNPEQAKLSCRVLQICAFIIACLVGGSLCIAKDFIGYIFTSEQDIVRRVSDVMIIFCFTHMADSLSGVNGGVLRGAGKPTVGAVCSLVGYYVIGTPIGVSLMFAADMGIVGLWIGLCICVLMQSSFFLIFICRMDWKKAAEEALVRAGVQKKEENEMEKMENTDSNQNQNPVSVENAEEVCIPEQNKSPVVTVGESLPVRQLVLRRGLTFLLMIVILVAGIVISDILVRILK